In Mucilaginibacter auburnensis, the genomic stretch CTGCAAAAGCTTGGTGCAGATCTATTATGTTCTGGTCAACCGGTGAGGGTGTATCCAACTGCCCATTAGCCAAACTGCTTTGCAATTGCAAAAATGTACGAAAATGACTGCCTAAGTGAAGGTCAGCATGAGCAAGATAGCGCGTTAGCACAAATCCATCCCGGTCGTTAGGAGCTTCACCCCAATCTTCATTTTTATAATGGAAATATTGATAGCGTATCTCTCCTCCAAAGCTTACGTAGCTTAACTTATCAACTGTTAGCGGAGCAAATTTTAAGCTCTTGTACCAATTAGATGAAGTATCGTTGGCGAGTGAGGTATAATTCTCATCGTACCGCAATGACTTAAATGGTATACCCTGTGCAAGACAGGATATACCTGCAGCTGTTAAAAGTACAGTAAAAAAAAATTTCATAGGTGTTGAGTTGTAGGGCTATTATTTATAGCCAATACAATCCAATTAGATGCCCGTTATGTAATTATTTAAAAGTCAGCAAGTTGTAATTATTTACTGTCAGAGCTACTGCTTAATATCGCTTTATGTTGGTTATTCAACGATATAGCGTTATCAATATCAGGTTTAAAACAGTACGATATTTCGCAAAATGCGTTTACAACATAGCGAAATAGCGTTTTACACTGAGGTGTTGTTTTTATTTAATTTGTTGATTTTTAACAACTTAAATACAAGGTGCGGTATTTGAATACTTTATAAGATATATAAAGTAACAATAATGAAACGGCCAATCAAACAACTAAACAGCACGCTTACAGGGCGTATAATCAGCTTACATCAAAGCGGTTATGTTAACGATTTTTCTATAATTTCAAGTACCTATGTGCAATGCCTGCAAACCGGCGAGACCTTTTTGTAGAGCAGTTTACGCATTTGCCTTGTTGATACAGATTTTGATAACCTAACCCACAGTTATCGATATATACATATAATAGATACGCACCTCGGCCATTGCGGGCTACTTGTGGCCGATTTTATTGTGCTGCCAGTGAGTAATGTAAATAACTAAATATTTATGAAGAATAAATCAGCCTTTACTAAGAGTGAATCTGCACGTTTGAGGAATGCACTGGAACAACAGCTCAACAGCCTCATTTTCGATTCTGAATATGGATATTATATTGAAGCCTATACCAAATTTGGTTGGCGTGTTTTAGCACAACGAACATTGAATTTGCCATCGCCATCAGTGAAAAATGCTTATCAGATTTGGCTGTCTATGTGCGTTTCAGACAGGTATTTGGTATTGATTAAATTTCGAGAGCTAACGGATCGCTTTCCGCCTATGTCAACAAATATACGCGTGTTACTCTTCTGTAGAGTGTTTATGACTGAACTGGCACCAATATTAATCAGAACGAGTGCTTATTCGGATTGAGGATCAACTAACACTATCACCTCACTTGGCGTGACTGTACCTTCAATGATCTTATAAAGTATAACCTTATGTCGTTATTATTTTCTTTCGATAACGATATAAAGTAAATAAAAAGGCGGTCGTAATCCTAATGTATTCATTTTCAATTCATTACTATCGTGGCAAAGTCCTTGTCACTTAATCTGTATCAAAACCCATAACATGAACAGATTAAAAAATCAAACCACCTTAATAACAGGCGGCAACAGCGGAATAGGCTATGCAACTGCGCAATTATTTAAAGCAGAGGGAGCTAATGTAATTATTACAGGCCGAAATGAATCCGCATTAAATAAAGCGGCAAACGAGCTAAGTGTTAAAGGTTACGTGGCAGATCAGGCTGACATGTGCGCAATTGACAGCCTGGTGGCGACAGTAAAAGCCAGCTTTGGCAAGCTTGACGCAATCTTTTTAAACGCAGGGATAGCAACGTTTGCACCATTTGAGCAGGCCGACGAATTACATTATAACACTATAATGGATACCAATGTAAAAGGCGTTTTTTTTACCATTCAAAAACTATTGCCGTTGTTAAATAGCGGTGGTGCTATCATTTTTAATACTTCAATTAATGCCAGTATTGGTATGCCTGGTTCGGGTGTTTATGCAGCAAGTAAGGCCGCGTTGGTTGCTTTAAGTAGGGTGTTAGCTACCGAGTTGGCAGGCAGAAATATAAGGGTTAATTGCATCTCGCCTGGTCCGGTTGAAACGCCGGTATATCAAAAGCTCGGAATGACCAAACAAGAAACCGAAGCGTTTGGTAAGGTGCTAAGCGAAAAAATACTCCTAAAGCGCTTTGCACAGGCAGAAGAAATAGCACAACTGGCTGTTTTCCTGGCATCAAGTGAATCATCATTTATTACAGGTACGGAAATAATTATAGATGGTGGTATAAAAGTAAACCCGGTTATGCATTAAACCCGATGTTATGAAAACCACCACAACAAAAACCATTGTATTTATTACCGGCGCATTTGTTAGCAGCGACTGCTGGAACGAATGGAAGGCATACTTTGAAGAAAAAGGTTACGCCACTATATCCCCGGCCTGGCCGTATAAAGACGCGCCTGCCTGCACCTTGCGGGAGCGCCACCCTGATGCTGATATTGCCAGCCAAAGGTTGGCAAACCTTACGGCTTATTTTACCTCCATAGTTAAACAACTACCCGAAAAGCCAATTTTAATTGGCCACTCTATGGGGGGATTAATTACACAGCTTTTACTACAGAAAGACCTGGCCATAGCCGGCGTAGCCATTCACTCTTTACAGCCGAAAGGCATATTTACCTTCAAGTTTTCATTTTATAAAGCCGGGTGGCCCGCATTAGGCTTTTTTACCAATGCTAACAAATCCTACCTCATGTCTTTCGCGGAATGGCAATATGCTTTTACTAACGGTATGCCGTATGAGGATCAAAAAGAAGCGTACTACAAGTTGCTGGTGCCGGAGTCGAAATTAGTGGTGCGCGATGCCACAACGGACGCTGCTAAGATAGACTTCAACCGGCCACATGCCCCTTTGCTCTTTTTGGCAGGGAGCACAGATAGGTTTATACCAGCCTCGCTCAACTACAGCAACTATAAAAAATATAACCATACCGCGTCTGTAATCGATTTTAAAGAGTTTGCTAACCGCAATCATTTTGTGCTTGGCCAACCCGGCTGGCAGGAACTCGCCGGGTACATTTTAAACTGGCTCAACCAAAGATCAATCGCAAAAAGTTAAACCTATGAAAAAACTACTCACAATCACCTTCGGCCTGTTATGGTTGGTTGCAGCCGCTATAAGCGCGGTTGCCCAACCCAAGGCCGATATGATAATTTACAACGGTAAAATAGCGACCATGGAAAAAGCAGGCGAGTTTAAGCAGGCTATTGCCGTAAAAAATGGGTTGATATTAGCCACAGGCAGCTCTTCATTTATACTACAGCAATATAAGGGCACAGCGACTAAAATTATAGATGCGGGTGGCAAAACCGTAATTCCTGGCTTGAACGACAGCCATATGCACGCCATACGCGAAGGTCTTAATTACAACATGGAGTTGCGCTGGGATGGTGTAAAAACCCTTAAGCGTGCCATGGAGATGTTGAAGGAGCAGGCGGCACGTACACCTCCAGGCGCATGGGTAAAAGTTGTTGGCGGCTGGAATGAGTTTCAATTTGACGAAAAGCGTCAACCCACCATTGATGAGATCAATGCCGCCGTTCCAGATAAGCCGGTATTTATAACTTACCTGTACGGAAAAGCTTTTGTAAACAAAAAAGGTATTGAGGTACTAGGTTACGATAAAAAAACCAATTACCCGGGGAGTTTGGTTGAATTGGATAAAGAGGGTGTTCCAACCGGCCTTTTGTATGCCAAGCAAACGCCTATGGCTATTTACAAAACTCTAGCACTAACCGGTACGCTAACGCCGGAGGAACGCATTAATAGTTCTGAACATTTTTACCGCGAGATAAACAGCTTCGGCATAACAAGTGTGATTGATGCGGCCGGCGGGTCACAAAATTACGATGCAGATTACCAGGCATCGTTAGCATTGGCCAAGGCGGGTAAATTAACCGTCCGCACTGCTTATTATCTCTTCGCGCAGCAAAAAGGTAAGGAGTTAGCAGATTACGAAAAATGGGTAGGCCAAACGTATCCTAACAAGAACGACCATTTACTGATGCCCAATGGGTATGCTATGGAAGGTGCAGGCGAAAACCTGATCGCGTCGGGAGCTGATTTTGAAAATTTTTTGGAACCACGCATTGAACTTGGACCTGAGATGGAAGGCGACCTTGAGCCTGTTATTCGTCTTTTGGTAAAAAAACGCTGGCCATTTCGTTTGCATGCCACTTATGGAGAATCAATAGATCGTATGCTGAATATTTTTGAAAAAGTAAATAAAGACACACCTTTTAACGGCTTACGCTGGTTTTTTGATCATGCAGAAACCATTACAGATGCAGAGCTTTTGCGTGTAAAGGCGTTGGGCGGTGGTGTGGCTGTCCAATTCAGAATGTATTATCAGGGAGAACTGTACAAGAAAATGTATGGGCAGCCACAAACGCAATTACCACCAATTAAGAAGATGCTGGCCATGGGCATACCTGTTGGTATGGGCACTGATGCACCACGCATATCAACTTTCAACCCGTGGATGGCGCTACACTGGCTATTGACCGGTGAAACCATAGGTGGTATGCAGTTTTGGCCTAAGGAACAGGTGTTGGATAAATATACCGCGCTCAAATTATATACAACGGGCAGCGCATGGTTTTCAGGTGAACAGAATAAAAAAGGCAAATTGGTTAAAGGTATGTACGCTGATATGGCTATAATCAGCGATGATTACTTTACGCAAACACCCGAAAAGGTTAAACAGATTAATGCCCTAATGACTATTGTGAATGGGAGGATTGTTTTTGCACGCGGCAAATACGCATCAGAATGCCCTCCCATAGCTGATGTGACTCCCTCATGGTCGCCAGTGAAATTTTATGGCGGATACCAGCAATAAACTATTCCTAAACACAAAGCATATGAAGACTCTTTTTTTTAAATTAAACATGGTTTGCCTGGTAATTGCGTGGTTTTGTAATATAGCTTTTGCTCAACTACCGCCTACTGTACCTATTTGGGATGCCAATACGGTAAAGCTAACGCTAAAAAAGATCGGCACAGATATCTACGCAATCATCCCAGCCACTGCCGAATCGGAAACTACCAAAGGTATTCCGCAAGCGACTACCGGCGGCTTTATTGTTGGCGAAAAAGGTGTGCTGTTGATTGAGGTGATGCTAACCAAAAGGCTATACGACCAGCAAATCAAACTCATCCGATCAGTAACTAACAAGCCCATTATTTATGCCGTTAACACCAGCGATCATGGCGATCACTGTTTCGGAAACTACCTGCTGCCAACTTCTGCAACAATTATTCAGAACGAGTTCGCTAAAGATAACCTGGCTAAAAATTATGATGGTATTAAACAGTTTATGGTAGGCTTGTTTGGTGCCGGGCGTGGTATAGAAACCACAGTTTACCGCGCTGCCGACATTGTTATCCCTAAAAACAGCAACCTTAAAGTAGATATGGGAGGCGGAAAAGTAGTGGAGTTGTTAAACGTAGGTACGGCGCAATCTCCGGCAGATCTGTTTGTGTGGATGCCCAATCAAAAAGTTTTCTGGGCAGGCAATCCATTTATTGCAGAAAGCCCTGCCATTCCCTGGTTGTTTGACGGTTTCTTTTTAGAACCGGCGGCCAATCTAAAAAAGGTTTATGATTTTTTACCCAATGATGCTGTAATTATTCCCGGCCACGGTCGCGTTACAAATAAAGCCGGCATTAAATATACTATAGACTACGTAGACGAACTGAAAAAGGAAGTAGAAGATGCTGTTAGTAAAGGCCTCACTCTCGAACAAACTAAAGCTGCGGTCACTATGAAGCCTTTCGATAAAGGCTATGTATTGTTTAACTGGCTGCACTACAATTTCAATTTACCTAACGCTTATAAAGATATCAGCAACAATAAAAAGAATTAATGTATTTACACCAAACCAATAGTAAGATGAAAACAATACACAACATTAAACACCTGCTGGCAGCGTTGCTGTTTGCAGTTATTACATTAAACGCAGTAGCGGCCGAGGTTCCGGCCAACCCACCTGCTAATTTTAAACACCAATACGCAACCGTAAATGGCGTTAAACTTCATTATGTGATTGGCGGCAAGGGCGACCCTTTGCTGCTGGTGCACGGCTTTGGCCAAAACTGGTTTATGTGGAATCGTCTGTTACCCGAATTATCTAAACACTTCACCGTAATAGCGCCGGATCTGCGTGGCGTAGGCGAATCGGGTAAAACGCAGGCGGGTTATGATAAAAAGAACATGGCGGTTGATATGCATGAGTTAATGAGGAAGCTGGGCTACAACCGCATTAACCTGGCCGGACATGATATTGGGCTGATGGTGGCTTATGCATATGCAGCCCAGTTTCCTGGTGAAGTTAAAAAGCTGGCACTAATGGATGCCCTGTTGCCAGGCATTGAGCCGGTTTGGAGTCAGGTGAAAGCACAGGCGTGGTGGTTTGGTTTTTTTGCACAACCACATGCAGGCGAACTCGTATCAGGTAAGGTTGGCATCTTCTTTACAGACTTTTGGCCGGTTGTTGGTTTTAAAAAAGACGCATTTACTGCTGCGGAGCGTAAAGAATTTATCCGTGCTTATTCGGTGCCGGGCGCTACTACAGGAGCTTTTCACTGGTTTGGGTATTTCGAGCAGGATGCGAAAGACAATGTGGAATTTGCTAAGAAAAAACTACCGATGCCAGTTTTAGCTATGGGCTCTGACCATTTCGCCGGAGCATTTTTGGCTGAACACAGTAAGCTGGTAGCTAATAATGTGCAAGAATCGGTTATAAAAGATTCTGGCCACTGGGTGGTGCAGGAAAACACCGCACAGGTGCAAAAAGAGCTTTTGGCATTTTTTCTCAAATAAAGTGTCACAAAGGCAATCATCGGTGATTTTATTGCGATGCTTGCTATTAAATGTCAACCGTGTTACATGTTTTTAGAGACGGGTTCAGGGTTAAAATTTAATCTTTAGCTTAGTTTAACATTTATCATAAGTAATTATATTATGGATCTTCAATTAAAAAATAAGAAAGCACTGGTTACCGGCTCTACAGCCGGTATTGGCTACTCAATAGCGCTGCAATTAGCAAAAGAAGGCGCAGAAGTATTTGTAAACGGTCGTACCGATCAAAGGGTGGATAAAGCTGTGGCGCAGATCAAGACCGAGAGTGGCAACGACAAAGTATCCGGAGTTGTTGCTGATTTCACCAGCCAGGAATCAATAAATAAATTGATAAGCGAATTGCCTCAGATTGATATACTGGTGAATAACGTGGCCATTTTTGAGCCGAAAGCTTTTGCAGATATTACTGATGCCGATTGGCTCCGCTTTTATGAGATCAATGTACTCAGTGGGATTAGGATGGCACGTGCATATTTTGGCAAAATGTTGGAGAATGGTTGGGGGCGCATCATTTTTATATCGAGCGAATCGGCCATACAGATACCTGAAGAGATGATACATTATGGCATGACCAAAACAGCGCAACTGGCGGTTGCCCGCGGACTGGCCGAATTGACCAGAGGAACGCAAGTTACCGTAAATTCGGTGTTGCCCGGACCTACATTATCTGAAGGTGTTGGTGGTTTTATTGAAAATTTAGCGAAAGATCAAAGTAAAACAACCGATGAGGTAGAGGCAGACTTTTTTAAAACTGTTAGACCAACTTCTATAATTCAACGCTTTTTGAGTACTGATGAAGTGGCAAATATAGTAACCTATCTGGCAAGCCCTTTGGCGTCAGGAACCAATGGTGCCGCTGTAAGGGTAGAAGGAGGTTTGCTTAAAGGGATGGTTTAAGCGCTAAACTTTCTATCTTAGCTCTGTGTTTTATGTTTTGGATGATCGTCTAAAATTCTTAATAAACTGCCTATTTCAATCAATTCGTCCACAAATCGGTTCGGATTATACTCCGTTGTTGACCCACTTTACTTAAGAGTAGCCTAAAAAGGCTACTCTTCTTGTTTCATATATTTGATTATCAGATATTTATTTCAAGTTCGGGTTTTGCGAGACAAGATCCTTTTCTACAGATCTGCATAGGGGGTAGTCCCTTGCTTCTGATTTCAAACAAATTAGAAGTAAAGTGGTTTCGTAATGAGTTAACAGCTCCGCGCCAATATCAAAGATAGCGCAAAAACCGCCCGATCATGCCTTAATACAGCCAAGTCCAGCACGAATTCTTGTTAAAGCTTTCCGATAGGCTGGCCACCCACGTAAATGCGGACCAGATTGCCGAATTATGCGTACCATTTATATTCTACACAAAATAGGAGTAAAAGTTGGTTGCCATCAATTTTCTATAATTGATTGTAAAGAACGGTTTTTGTTGCCAGCCGTTTCTTAGCGATCGGTAAAACGCATCATCTGTTGGGCTTTCCATTTCTGGTAAATTTCGCAAGCTCAACCACTTGTCAAACACTTAAATATCCAATAAATACTGATGCCGCACTATCTAATTTAGAAGTTTACGTTTTGTCACGTAGTTAAAACCATTTTTAACGATCAGAACGCTTTAAGTGTTAAGCAGAAATCTTGAGTAAACTACCTGATAGTAAAAGGAAAATACCCGTTTTGCAGGCTTATATTTTGATGTAAAATATAAAGTGTTTATTATCAGTTAATTGCGAAAGTGTTAATTTGCTTTGTATCCTGGGTTATAAAACCCACTACGGTATATGTTGTTGAATAGTTAAATAATTACACATGTATACATTAGGAATCAACGCCGTTTTCCATGATTCGGCAGCTTGCCTGCTTAAAGACGGACAATTAATAGCGGCCGCTGAAGAAGAACGGTTTACACATATTAAGCATGGAAAAAGGCCTGTGCCTTTTTCTACCTGGGAATTGCCCTTTCATGCCATTGATTACTGCTTGCGTATTGCAGGTATACATATCAATGATATTGACCATGTGGCTTATTCTTTTGACCCTTATTTGCTTATCGGGGAACAGTATCGCGGCAAGCCAACTATTGAAATCCCTTTTGATCTGATGGGCAAAAATGCCCAAAGTGAATGGCAAAACCCTTGGGACCCGCTGTTTCTTTCATCAATGCTTAATGCAAGGCAACAACTTAATGACGGGTATCCGCACCATTTACAAAAGCGTTTTATTGGTGCAAATATACGTACAGAGCAGTGGCACTATGTAGAACATCATATAGCGCATGCAGCAAGCGCTTTTAATTGTTCCCCCCATTTAAATGCAGCAGTAATGACGGTTGATGGCAGGGGTGAACTGGCCACTACTACCTATAATGTGGGCAACGGGCAACAATTAGATAGAATTGGACAGGTAAATATGCCCCATTCTTTAGGATTGCTGTATGAAGATGTTACTACTTATCTCGGTTTCCTTCATTCTTCGGATGAGTATAAAGTAATGGCTTTAGCATCCTATGGAAAAAAAGACTTTGTGAAAGATTTTAGGGAGATCATTCAATTAGGCGCTAAGGGTCAATATACCATTACTAACCAAAGCTTGGTAAATCGTTTTGGTCCTCAGCGGCTACGGCATGAAGAATTTACTGCACACCATTTTAACATAGCGCATTCATTGCAGGCGGTTTTGGAAGAAACGCTGCTTGACCTAACAAGCTGGCTACAACGCGAAACCAATGCTGGAAATTTGTGCATGGCGGGTGGGGTGGCATTAAACTGCGTAGCCAACGCGCGTATTCGAGATGCCGGTATTTTTAAAAACATATGGGTGCAGCCCGCGTCAGGAGATGATGGTACCGCCTTGGGTGCTGCTTTGTGGATTGATGCACAACAGCGTAAAAGTAACACACGCGATTTTGTGATGAATCATGCTTATTGGGGGCCTGGTTATTATGATGCAGAGATTGAGAAGTTTATGCAGTGGTGCAAAGTTCCTTACCGTAAGGTAAATAACGTCGCCGAGGAAACTGCCGAATTGCTTGCGCAAGATAAAATTATTGGTTGGTACCAGGGATCAATGGAATTTGGCCCGCGTGCATTAGGTGCACGGTCTATTCTGGCTTCGCCAATTAGTCCTGATATGCAGGCGCGGCTTAATGAAGTGAAAGACCGCGAAGATTTTAGACCGGTGGCGCCGGTTGTGTTAGAGGAAGAAGCGAGCAAATGGTTTAAAAACGCCGTCTATTCGCCTTTTATGTTATTTATATATGATGTATTGCCCGAAAAGGCAGACCTTATACCTGCTGTTATGCACACAGATGGAACGGCCCGCATTCAAACAATTAATGAGCAGCAGCATAAAGCTTACTATGATCTATTGAAAGCTTTTTTTGCGAAGACTGGGGTACCTGTGCTGGTGAACACCTCGTTCAATACGTTAGGTAAACCAATAGTTTGCACACCACGAGACGCTATTGAGTGTTTTTGGAGTTCGCCTTTTGATGCTTTAGTTATTGGATCATTTATAATAGAAAAAAATGCAGATATCTGTAGTGGTGCCGACTTACAAGAGGCCGGCTTTACTGAAAAAATGCCTTGATGCATTACGCTTACAAACAATTGATGCTACCGAATATGAAGTTATAGTGGTGAGTGACGGGCCGGATATTTTAACTGAAAATATGGTTAACGAAATGCAAGATGGATATAATCAACTGCGTTTTATTGCCCTCAGCGAGAATAAAGGGCCAGCAGCAGCGCGTAACACAGGTTGGTTATACGCCAAAGGAAGGATAATTGCATTTACAGATGACGATTGCTTGCCTGATAAAAACTGGCTCAAACAAATTGTAACGTTTATTGGTGAGCATACAATAAGCGCAGTAAGCGGCAGGGTGATTGTGCCACGTGCAAAACGCCCGACGGACTATGAGTTAAATACAAGCGGCCTGGAAACTGCAGAATTTGTTACAGCCAACTGTGCATGTACTAAAGCCGCTTTGATAGCGGTTGGAGGTTTTGATGAACGTTTTAGGATGGCATGGCGGGAAGATAGCGATCTGCATTTTAAATTCCTGGCCCAACAAGTGCAGCTTAATTACTTAGATAGTGCAGTGGTTGTGCATCCTGTAAGGCAAATATGTTGGGGTGTTAGTTTAAAAGAACAGAAAAAAACATTGTTCAATGCCTTGCTCTATCAAAAGCACCCACAATTGTATCGCATGCGCATACAGTCAATGCCACCTATGTTATATTACTTTATTGTAGCCGCTTTCGCGCTCATGATTATTGGTTTGTTATTGGCAAATGTGGCGTTAATTAAAAGTGGCCTTTTGTTTTGGGCAAGCTTAACCGCTTATTTCATTATTAAGCGATTATATAAAACAAGTCTGGCTCCGGCACACGTTGCCGAAATGGTAATTACATCTGTATTTATTCCTTTCTTATCAATTTATTGGCAATGGTACGGAGCCATAAAGTATCGTATACTTTTTTTCTGACATGAAATTATTACCAAACGAAATAAAAAAAATAGCTGTTTTCCGCGCGCTTCAACTGGGCGATATGCTTTGCGTTATACCTGCAATACGCGCTTTACGCCACGCGTATCCGGATGCTGAGATTTATCTGCTTGGGTTGCCTTGGGCATGTGCTTATACTCAGCGGTTTAATGATTACTTTGATGGTTTTATTCATTTTCCCGGCTACCCAGGTTTGCCTGAACAGGCGTTTGATGCGCGAACCTTCGCGGATTTTTTGCCGCTAATTCAACAAATGGAGTTTGATCTGGTTTTACAAATGCAGGGCAATGGCTCTGTTATTAATCCCCTGATGGAACTTTTTGGAGCCAGGCATGTGGCAGGCTTTTCAACCGAAGGCCATTATGCGCCTGAAAACAGCCTGTTTATGCCATATCCAAATTACGGATCAGAGATAAGACGGCATTTATTACTTATGGAGCATTTGGGTTTTGAGCCGATGGGTACAGAACTTGAGTTTCCGTTAAGTAGCGCCGATAGGGAAGAGCTTGAAGGATTAGATATGAATTTCCTTCCAAAAAAATACGTTTGCATCCATCCCGGATCGCGCGGGGCGTGGCGGCAGTGGCCGGTACAATATTTTGCTATGTTGGGCAATTATTGCGCTGAACAAGGCTATGAGGTATTGGTGACTGGCACAAATGATGAACAAGATATTGTAACTTCTGTTATTAACCACGTGGATTTTGAAGCAATAGATATGGCCGGCAAAACATCTTTGGGTGCAATGGGTGTATTGATAAATGATGCGGCTATGCTTATTTCCAATTGTACAGGTGTGTCTCACATTGCTGCAGCGTTAAAAACACCAAGTATAGTATTAAGTATG encodes the following:
- a CDS encoding glycosyltransferase family 9 protein, with translation MKLLPNEIKKIAVFRALQLGDMLCVIPAIRALRHAYPDAEIYLLGLPWACAYTQRFNDYFDGFIHFPGYPGLPEQAFDARTFADFLPLIQQMEFDLVLQMQGNGSVINPLMELFGARHVAGFSTEGHYAPENSLFMPYPNYGSEIRRHLLLMEHLGFEPMGTELEFPLSSADREELEGLDMNFLPKKYVCIHPGSRGAWRQWPVQYFAMLGNYCAEQGYEVLVTGTNDEQDIVTSVINHVDFEAIDMAGKTSLGAMGVLINDAAMLISNCTGVSHIAAALKTPSIVLSMDGEPERWGPIDKLTHRTINWLQTPDFNLVFNETVDLMQQIA